ATAATTGATCCCATATTGTTATTTATATTCTTTTGCAACTAATCATGCCTTATATTTCTCCACCGCtccttttgtatttttttttattttaaagatccacttaacacTAATCACTTTGTGATCTCATACATCATTTTTGTTAATAGCACGAGTTTTTCTCATTCATAGCTTATCACAATTTATCTTCTCTATAAGCTTTTTTGAAGATTAATATATCATATcttgtaaaaaatataaaataaaaaaaatcatcattattaGTATTAATCCTTCGGGTCATATCATATAGCTTCTGAATTGATATTATCTTTTTTACTATcaaacttcttgaatcatgtgatctaATTGATATAGGTGATGATTCAAGCAAGGACTACTTGTTTGTATTATATCATCATCTTATAAAGTTATAACTTTCTATGCTACTCATTACTTTTCCAATTCCAAAtatattgttcatcaaactcaacatctcttaaCATCATAACTTTGTTTGtgataggattatagagtttgtagCTATTGGAATTTTCAGCATAATCTAACAAGATGTATTTTTAACTTTTATCCTTAAGTTTTATTCAATTTTCTTCAAGTATCTTAGCAAATACAACACTTtcaaaaattctcaaatgatTGACTTTTGATTTCTTTAATGTGGTGTAACATTATCAATTTATTTTGTTGATccgttaagcaaataaactataCAAACAACATCTCCCCAAAATTTTTTAtgaattcttctttcttttaacatgtatTAGACTATATTAATTATAATCCTATTTTTTCTTTATGAGAAACCATTTGGTTGAGGTGTGTATGATATGGTGAATTGATTTAatctttaaatattattaattttttttattatttcttaaaaaacttttaaatttatttgatatgtatttatCATCTCTATCTATTCTTAAATATTTAGTCTTACAACCACTTTATCTTTTAACTAAATccttaaatttttaaatttacttaaattttttttattttcttttaacatataaacTTAAGTTATATTACTATGATCATCAGCGAAGATAAGAAAATACATGCTTTCTCTAAGTGATATTAGACTGAGTGCACCGGATCAAGTTAATATcatgttttttttgttcttttgactTTGAAAGACCTTTGTTCTTACTTGCCCATAacacatacttcacataattttgGTGAGCAATCAACATTCCTATTACCATattatactttaataaagttttaaagcctcaaaatttaaatatgtatatctaggatatcataatatagaaatatcctcaatatcagttttaaaataatttgatcgaTCAAAAATATACAAATACaaaggaaacattctattctttaTCGTTTTTACATGtgagattaatattttattattataacgaATTAAAATAgttatatctttcatctcaatatcataatattttttaagtaattatctcaaacttagaatattatttttcatatcaggaacataatcAACATTTGAAATATATAATTCTTTACCATTATTGAATCGAAGAAAAATTTTGCCTTTACCTCTTGTTGGTCTTTCAGATAGATCACAAAATGTAATGTTCTCGGAATAACTTATatccattttaaaaaattatttttttgatacaACAAATATAATTTGAAGCTCCTGTATCTATATATCATGTCATAAACTGATattctttcaaattatcataagtcattaacaaaacttgattttcattcttttatttttcaacaaaatttgcctTGTCACCTTGATTActgggattataataacattcaaagTAGTGTctataccttttgcaaacatagcattATATTTCTTATCCTTTAAAATTTCTACCACATCCATGGTTTTTACCATAACCTCGACCTCTTTAACTAAAATTTTTCTATCACCTTCattattttaaaattcttgattggTTTGATTTCTGCcgtctttttctttttgtccaCAACCTCTTCTctttaagatcttgattcaccTTTGTTATCAAGAGTAAGCTTGATTTATAATACTTGCTCTatagttttttcttctctttttgtaataatttgttcatgaacttgaagagAACTTATAAGTCATTTTAAAGATATTTATTCCAAATATTTAAACTCTTCGATCACTATaacaataaaattaaattttagatctaaagattttaattttttttattatttaattactgatttgtttactatttcgtctcatttgatgaacaatacaAATTATCTTTGAGAAGTAATTAGAAATAGATTCAGAAGtactttaatataattttttaaactcacCTCATAAAACTTATAGGCAAAGATTTTTTACCTTAtccaatattttttaaaatatttttcaagtctCTTTTGAAATATTTGGTCATCAAGCTCTTGGTAAATCGTGAATAAAACTTTTTCCACTTTCTTCGTTCTATCTTTGAATTGTTTTCTTGCTTCCATATTCATTACTCCTTCTAGACTTGGTTTAGCAAATTTATCTTCTACAAAGTCTAATACATATTGAGAGTCTAAAAAAAATCTTCATTTAGATATaacatatattataattttcttttgtcaaatgAAATATATGAAGTTGAATGATATTTAAAGAAGAGGTCATGCTAAATCTAAGCTTTgatatcaaatattaaaaaaaaaaaagaagataaaactaTCACAGGAAGAAAGAGTAAGAGTAGGACAAGGACAAAATATTTCATGTTTCCctcaaaattatttataactttAAAAACTCTATATATTTCATAACCCAATGATATTTATATAGTCTTCAAAAAAATAGATTATGTATTGAAAATAAATCATTCATttccaaaaaaaatcaaatcaataGTTAGTTTAATTTATCCAAATGTGTTTCTTCTCTTGAATGTAACCTCTCTCTTAAATATAATAAATCTCTTTATGAGACCTTAAACCTGTTTAATGTATCTCTCAACCAGTTTAATTCCAACGTATCTCTCCCCCCACTTCGACTCTTTCGAGGCCCCTCCGGTCTCCCCCTCGGGACCTCAACATGGCGCCTCTCCTTGCTGATTGTGGCGGCCAATAACCTGATTCGGGGGTTTCTCCGGAGGACGATAAGTCGGTCTCTTTGTTCTCTGTTTGTTCCTCCTCTCTCGCGGGATTTCTCTTTTCTTGGGAGTTTTCGCTTGCAATTTTGGTTCTTGCAAGCTCGTTTGATTGCTATCTGTTAAATATGTTGGTGGAATTCATGGAAAAATTCCTTTTTCCGAAGGATATTGGACGAGTCCAGCTCAATTTTGGAattttctttcatgttctttgcCACCACTCTGATGTAAGAAGGGTTCTCGTGACCTTACGGCAATCTGGATTTTCGTGTGAGGGAATTGTGGAAGAAGCACCATTTTTTTCATGAAAGCATCTTATTTTCAATCCCCCCTTTAGGAAATGTAGATGCACTGGCTGTGAAATACAATCTGTTCGTGTGTGCTTCGAATTTTCTGTCAAGAACTGTATCCCAAACTTTTTCTTGGCAATGTGCATCTAGTTCACTTCTCAAATGGGTTCCTTATGCTACTTAGATCTCCGAATCTTACAAATCAGGGTCATTTCCCTGGtttttacttgtttctaaagtcgCGTATTTTGTTCAAGTGCTCGAGTTTGCCAATGCTCAGTATTGCGGCTAATCACTGGCCAGTCGTCACTCTTCTTTCAATTTGATTTAAGTCTTTTGATTCCTCGAGTTTTCTTGGGTTATTCCCTTTATCTTGTTTTCAGACTCATCCTGTTTCATCCCGCAAATGAGGACTTCCTCTCGTAAGCTGGCAAGATCTGATTGTTTTAATGTGATGACATGCACTTTTCTTGCTTCTTAGCTCAAGAAATTCGATGACATGTTCTTTGAATTTTTTTCTTCCTGAAATGCCTCATTTCTTGATGAATTGCTCCAACATTTTGGCATTAATTATTCATCGTAGTTTCAGTCTGAAAAGCATTCTTCTTTAAGTGAGGTTTTATCATGGTATGATTATTGTCTTCCTTGTTTTCTTAGGTTTCCTTTGCTCTTGGCAATATTAGTTGCCGCTCTTGCATTCAAGTGATAATAACACAAGCCTGGAGAAATTTGTTGATGATTCTTCTCATTAGATCTCTGTCAGAATACTTTAAATCGCATAAAATTTTCCCTCTCTTTATTCTTCATCTGAAGAAATATGAGGTCAGGTTCGAAGAAGGGTTGAAATTCCCTCATGCTTCTTTGGCTAGACAGGAGATCTTGCAGCCATTTTTGTATGTTTCCAAAGGTTTGGTCTGCCAGCCATACACCAGGAAATGCGCCAGTTTATCTGAATGTATATGACTTGCCACCAATGAATGGTTATATGTACTGGGCAGGCCTTGGGATATTTCACACCGGTGTTGAAGGTATTCTTTGCTGTTGCCTTTTTGGTTTAGATAAAGGCTGCATTAAATAGATACATCAATGGTAAGACATCATTTTAATGTGCTTCTCTATGCTGAATTTGTTTGAAACATGAATGGTGAAAATTCTTGCAATCAAATATGTCATCTATCCACCTGCATAGATTTTTGTTTAACTAGTTCCTGGATTTCTTTTTTGGACATGAAAATTTATTAAGAAAAATTCACACTTAATCCAAATCCTAATAGTTGTCAGGCAAGTTGATGCTTCAGTACTTCTGTACATTCCTTACATGCTGGTTGGATTGCTGCCTCGAAGTCAATATTGTAGGGCCAGAAATCTCCTTGATTTCTTGAGTTTGTCTtaaagttctttagataaaagcATTTTTCTGTCAGGCatttataaattttgatgctCTTTATTGGTTCTTGCAGTTCATGGGGTGGAATATGTATTTGGAGCACATGACTATCCGAGTAGCGGAGTCTTTGAGGTTGAGCCTCGTCAGTGTCCAGGCTTCATGTTTAAGAAATCAATATTCATGGGTACGACATGCTTGGACTCATTGCAGGTTAGAGAGTTTATGGAACTTCAGTCCGTTAATTACAGTGGAGACACCTACCACTTGATCATGAAGAACTTTAACCATTTCTGCAAAGAAATCTGTCATAAGATGACCGGTAACTCCGATTCCAAAATGGGTGAACCGACTTGTATGCTTCTTTTTTGTTTAAAGCATGAACAACTGTCGTTTCTGGAAGAATTGTATTCTGGTGATCATGAAGTAGTTCTGCAGTTTTCCTGCATCTGATGTTCCTGTTGCACAACTCAAAATATTGATAACCACTTCATGACTATATTTTTTGACATCAatgatattatcataaaaaaaagtatTAGAAGCCACTTCAAATATAGAGAGGAAAATGTTGATCCGATCATTATTGTTTCAGTTTCTTGGCAATGTATTTATAGCAAGGTCTGAAATATCGGTGCTTGTTCTGTAACCTAGAGTTCAGATTTATGGTTGGCTTGACCTTCATATATTTTTGGATGCACGTGGGAGATTTTAaaattaccaagttttgtaagaaTAGAATAACTGGATTCTATTGGGTGCTGGGACACTAGGCAATTGTCTCTAGATACATCTTTAGAGAAATTTATTCTCTTGAATGTTAATCTCTGGTGATGAAGAAGATGGACATGTGTTAAGATTTGTTTGGTCTTACTTAGCATTTGTTCTATTAGTTCTCTTTCTTCTTGATTGCAATTTGGTAGACATCGAGTCAGATGATTGCCAGCAAGTATTTGAATGCATTATGAAACATGAACAATGTACATtagttctctttcttttttattttggttaTGGTGTCTTCTAGTTAAATGTTATGGAGAAGCAAATTTTGATTGTCTGTATGGATTGAGCTTCAACATCCTCCCTAAGGGCACTCTTCACCGGCATTATAACCAAGATGAGTGAAATATCCTTTTCCATTTGTTTGTGGCAAGCAGTGTATCACTTCAACTTTGAtcattttgtgtagttttttcttATTCTAATTTGGCTATTGATCTTCCTGGACATATCAAATGCTATGGCAATATGCTTCTCTGCAGGTTCCCTTTGCAAATGCTGACTGCCTGATAACTGCTGTTCAGCATGACCCAGATTTCCAATCCTAGGATGGAGAGAGGAGGCAGCTGAGAACTGCTTTCAGTTGTCTATCCTCGATTTCTATGTGCCAGAGGCAGTAcactatttcttctcttttcttgacATCTCGTTTTAGAGGGTGCCTTTCACACTGGGAGTTAAGAAGGTCTAATGTCATTCCTTTGTAGGAAACCTGAAAATATCATCATCTGTTGACCGAGAAAGGTGTTGATCGAGAAAGGAGTTACAGTTCtgagctccttttttttttttggtggaaaAGCTTGTCACGAGTGTTGACCATAATATAGGAAGATGGATGTGATGTGAGCTTTGGCCTTGTTACTTAAGTTCAtcatcgatgagaattctgcggcAGAATGTTCGTTTGATGTCAATACTAAATGAAGGTATGATGCTTTCTGTTATTTTGTTAGGTTGCACATTTGAACAGAGAAGACTTCTGTAGCTTACATTAGCTGAGATTTCTTGTATGATTTTGTCACTACAATGCCCAAATTTTGGGTACTGCATACCCCTTTTCTCTGAAATACTAAAGCTTGATTAGCTTTCATGTTGTATTACTAACAATTTATTCATTGCTTAATATTTATTAATTCTTCAAAATACTGAACTTCAATAAATTGAAATAATGAATGGTTCCTGTCATTTGCTTGAGTTGTGGCACGACAAATGGGGATTAAGATGATGAATTTCTGACTTATGCAATATGTTGATGAAAAATAAGATACAAGTATTCTGTGTTGCGAAAATAGGTCAGGATCTTTGTAGATGTCAGTACTGAACAAGCAAAATGCTCTGACTTAGTACACTTCTGCAAGGACAAGTCAAGATGCCATTGAATCTGTTGATCTATTCACTCTTGCTGTGTTACCATTCCATATGTTGATTCATTTTTGGAGAGCTGTTTCGAAGAATATGCTTGATGAATTTTATAGCATTTTTTAATAATCTTTTTCAGCTCTATGACATAATCTGAATTTCTTGCAAAGGTGAGGATATCATCTTTTAACTTCTGACGACACTTTATTGCACCAATCTGTTGTTTccattatgttatttttattctttctgaTTATCCTGAAGTTATGACATTCGATATCATCTGCTTGCACTTAGCTCTTTAGTTAGTCGCCTCTTTATCGCGTGGTTTGCGGGATTTTCTTTCTCTCTGTTCATTTATCAATTGAATTTATAGCTATTTCAGCATTTGGCAGTAAGCAATCTGTCATTTTAAACATGATTCTATTTTAATTTATGAGGGTTTTTCTGTTTTTGTTGAGGTAATCATACAAGCTGTTGTTTAAAGATAGGATGGATAAGTTTGCTTTTGAATCTTTTCTCATGATTTCTAATAGGATCAAACTGGTAAGTTGAATTCACTCACTACATGGCATTGTTCCCATGAACTTGCTTTCTACTTTCATATGAGAGGGATATGGTCCATGAGATGCAGGGTAGAGGAAGAAACATAATGGACAATGGACATTACAACAGCAGAGACAAGCAGCAGGGTTGGGTTTTCACACCACCACTACCACCACAAGGACTCCTCAAAAGCTGCAAGAAAGTGACAACCATGAGCAGCTTTTGGTTCGTTCTTCCCTCTCTTTCAACCCTCTTCATAGAAAGTCCTGCCATTTCTCATGTCTCTCTCATGTTCTTGGGAGATCAAACACCTACTTTGTGACTTTCTGGATAATAATAAGGCTTTACAGAACTAAATAGTTGCAGCATTATCCCCCTTTTTGCACATGCTGCATCAATTGCTACATCAATCTTAATTTACAACTAGAGATTCATGTTGTTGAATCTACGAGGATTAATCACATATATGAATGACAGTGATTGCAATGATCTTTATATGCCATATGGATTAGTCCACTCCATCGTGTAGTTGTACAAGTCATACTCGTCCATGTAAGCAAGTTCAGCTTCTGCTTCCGTTCCGAACTCTCCATGTATTGGCTGCTGGCTCACGGCTGAGAAGGACGAGCCGAGGTTGCCTCCATTCACGCTCCACGAGAGCTTCCTGATCTCCTCTTCGGCTTCCAAAAGCTTCTCCTTCAGTTGTAACACCTGCCATCAGCATCACTGCCATGTCAGGTTTGCCGAAGGCTACTACTGTACATTCTACAAGGAAGGAAGGCATCGACCAACCTCGTTCTCGAGGTGGCATTTCTCGACGACGACGGCTTCGTGTTCCAGCTTGAGCTTGAGGTAGGCCTCCTCCAGCTGCTTGTTCTTGTGCCTCGCCCGCCGGTTCTGAAACCAGACGGCCACCTGCTTCCCGTCGAGCCCGAGCTCGGCGGCGATGTGGGCTTTCCTCCCCGACGCCAGCTTCCTTTCGTCCCTAAAGCTCATCTCCAGGAACCTGACTTGCTCGTCACTCAGCCGCCTCTTCTTCGCGTCTCCCTTTACCTTCCTCCGCCGCAGCCGTCGCCGCCGCGTCCTTGTGTCGCCTACTGAAAAGATCACGTTAGCCTTTGCGAGGCATGGAAATTTCATGTGGTGGACTAACCTCGAGGCATTTGAGACCAGAGTTGGGATGCTAAGAGTGAAGCTTCGCTCATGTTGGCGTGAGTCACGAAGGAACAAAGACACTCTAATCTCTTGTAGTACGAGGGGGGTGGTGGGGAAGGGAAAGAAAGACTCTACGGTGCATGCACCGGTTAAAGTTCCGGCTCTTATTTATAGGTAGGTGGGTGGTGGTGGACTCAAAGGCCCTCCGACCATTGGCTACGATGGCATGAATGCCATGGCTAAAAATGGGGAGAGGCGTACGTGGCGGTGAAGCCAAGTTGATAGAGTTCACTGTCGCCATAAAGCAACTTTGTTTGACGACATTGTTGACTCTGTAATGCCATTATACGGATCCACTGATTCAGACACTTACATGATCAATTCACATAGACAAAAACAACAGTACATGCATTATTATCGTAGCACGGAAACAAAACCCCAATCGCTTCCCTGTCGTAAAGAAGAAAGGCAGTGGCTTACGGCTGCAGGAAGGGCAAGAAGGACGGTGGCTTACGACTAGCAATAAAGAAGAAAGAGGTGTCACCATGGTCAAACAACTACACCAGAGAGTTGCCTGCTAATAAACTAGATTGCGTGCAGTCCATCAAGAACAGT
Above is a genomic segment from Musa acuminata AAA Group cultivar baxijiao chromosome BXJ3-4, Cavendish_Baxijiao_AAA, whole genome shotgun sequence containing:
- the LOC135635439 gene encoding homeobox-leucine zipper protein HOX12-like isoform X2, with translation MSEASLLASQLWSQMPRGDTRTRRRRLRRRKVKGDAKKRRLSDEQVRFLEMSFRDERKLASGRKAHIAAELGLDGKQVAVWFQNRRARHKNKQLEEAYLKLKLEHEAVVVEKCHLENEVLQLKEKLLEAEEEIRKLSWSVNGGNLGSSFSAVSQQPIHGEFGTEAEAELAYMDEYDLYNYTMEWTNPYGI
- the LOC103981715 gene encoding deSI-like protein At4g17486; translated protein: MLLWLDRRSCSHFCMFPKVWSASHTPGNAPVYLNVYDLPPMNGYMYWAGLGIFHTGVEVHGVEYVFGAHDYPSSGVFEVREFMELQSVNYSGDTYHLIMKNFNHFCKEICHKMTVKCYGEANFDCLYGLSFNILPKGTLHRHYNQDE
- the LOC135635439 gene encoding homeobox-leucine zipper protein HOX12-like isoform X1, with translation MSEASLLASQLWSQMPRVGDTRTRRRRLRRRKVKGDAKKRRLSDEQVRFLEMSFRDERKLASGRKAHIAAELGLDGKQVAVWFQNRRARHKNKQLEEAYLKLKLEHEAVVVEKCHLENEVLQLKEKLLEAEEEIRKLSWSVNGGNLGSSFSAVSQQPIHGEFGTEAEAELAYMDEYDLYNYTMEWTNPYGI